In Aliamphritea ceti, a single window of DNA contains:
- a CDS encoding YfdX family protein, translating into MKTAPTKFALAFTGILAVSAMSGFVSAAQSSNTSQDNTAVYVVESIKIPGHAKSVLADTRAARVALFEGQTDAAIDLVQKALDTFDAGVADYAVELDDDSGFGIPVDSSVEFNEGFQPTDADAKVINQAGQLAQKGDSKAAVKTMIEGGIELDFKYAMLPVAPTVVSLNNALDDLQDGSFYEANIALKAIETSLVIEDYGVADTPKQGFAWETISKS; encoded by the coding sequence ATGAAAACAGCACCAACTAAATTCGCTTTAGCATTCACAGGTATTTTGGCGGTAAGTGCCATGTCTGGCTTTGTTTCGGCTGCACAAAGCAGTAACACCAGCCAGGACAATACAGCTGTATATGTGGTGGAAAGCATAAAAATTCCCGGTCACGCGAAATCAGTTTTAGCAGATACCCGTGCTGCACGTGTTGCACTGTTTGAAGGTCAGACCGATGCTGCAATCGATCTGGTACAAAAAGCACTGGATACCTTCGATGCCGGTGTCGCTGATTATGCTGTTGAGCTGGATGACGATTCCGGTTTTGGTATCCCGGTTGATAGCTCTGTTGAGTTTAATGAAGGTTTTCAGCCAACAGATGCTGACGCAAAAGTAATCAATCAGGCTGGTCAGTTGGCACAGAAAGGTGATTCGAAAGCAGCAGTAAAAACCATGATTGAAGGTGGCATTGAGCTGGATTTCAAATATGCCATGCTGCCAGTCGCGCCAACAGTTGTTAGCCTGAATAACGCTCTTGATGATCTGCAGGACGGCAGTTTTTATGAAGCCAATATTGCCCTGAAAGCGATTGAAACATCGCTGGTTATTGAAGATTACGGCGTTGCAGACACCCCTAAGCAGGGCTTTGCCTGGGAAACCATTAGTAAGTCTTAA
- a CDS encoding HAMP domain-containing sensor histidine kinase, which produces MRLANIIAGSAFRVSVQLLAVFVVMLVLAGMVLVTAVTNTLENETRAQLEEESLLLEDIYDAEGLSGLTSSIEELAKQSVFFDRALGLFDENRIHLAGQVSLMPGFVGWRKTHLMLLEPPSGEEQNYHARVFQLDRMTLVVGRSTAHIDAARQQLIIWLLVTGICLSLGTLLLGYLASRRSYRKLYAMGQVLKTIASGDMSARIPVSDTHDQIDLLAIQVNAQLQHLATLVNGIQTTATAIAHDLKTPLSHAQIALYEAGDKCDQGQDPEQEISQALSKLEQLNQTFDTILRISRIQAQTDKSSFALVELHALVEKIFDLLEPGAQDAGMELSVVSHLQSAKQDSHQEALELYCDAGMLQQLLINLLTNAITHCAAGSRIQVSAEQTAEAIVLTVEDNGPGIPDSEREDIFKPFTRLSQPRTTPGNGLGLALVKAIADAHHARIQLSDASPGLRIQVLFPKQ; this is translated from the coding sequence GTGCGCCTCGCTAATATTATTGCTGGTTCTGCCTTCAGAGTTTCTGTTCAGCTATTGGCTGTTTTTGTCGTTATGTTAGTTCTGGCGGGTATGGTGCTGGTGACAGCCGTGACTAATACACTGGAAAACGAAACCCGTGCTCAGCTAGAGGAAGAGTCGCTTCTGCTTGAAGATATTTACGACGCAGAAGGGCTCAGTGGATTAACCAGCAGTATTGAAGAGCTGGCTAAGCAGTCGGTCTTTTTTGATCGTGCACTGGGTCTGTTTGATGAAAACCGGATTCATTTGGCCGGACAGGTCAGCCTGATGCCGGGTTTTGTCGGCTGGAGAAAGACCCATCTGATGTTACTTGAACCACCCTCTGGAGAAGAACAGAACTATCATGCCCGTGTATTTCAGCTGGATCGAATGACTCTGGTTGTTGGGCGCAGTACTGCCCATATCGATGCCGCCCGGCAGCAATTGATTATCTGGTTGCTGGTAACCGGAATTTGTTTGTCTTTGGGGACGTTGCTGTTGGGGTATCTGGCAAGCAGACGCTCTTACCGGAAGTTATATGCGATGGGACAGGTGCTCAAGACCATTGCCAGTGGTGATATGAGTGCCCGGATCCCGGTATCAGATACCCATGATCAGATTGACTTGCTGGCTATTCAGGTGAACGCGCAATTGCAGCACTTAGCCACACTGGTTAATGGCATTCAGACAACCGCGACGGCAATCGCACATGATCTGAAAACACCTTTGTCTCATGCGCAAATAGCACTTTATGAAGCCGGTGATAAGTGTGATCAGGGACAAGACCCTGAGCAGGAGATTAGCCAGGCGCTTAGTAAGCTGGAGCAGCTTAACCAAACCTTCGATACCATTTTAAGAATTTCCCGTATTCAGGCGCAGACAGACAAAAGCAGTTTTGCTCTGGTAGAACTGCATGCGCTGGTGGAGAAAATATTCGATTTACTGGAGCCTGGTGCGCAGGATGCCGGCATGGAATTGAGTGTCGTGTCGCACTTACAGAGCGCTAAGCAGGATAGTCATCAAGAGGCTTTAGAGCTGTATTGCGATGCGGGGATGTTGCAGCAATTGCTGATTAATTTGCTGACCAATGCCATTACTCATTGTGCTGCCGGTAGCAGGATTCAGGTTAGTGCAGAACAAACTGCTGAAGCAATAGTTTTGACTGTTGAAGATAACGGTCCGGGTATTCCTGACTCTGAACGTGAGGATATTTTTAAACCTTTTACGCGTCTCAGCCAGCCACGTACTACACCGGGTAATGGTCTTGGTCTGGCATTGGTTAAAGCAATAGCCGATGCCCATCATGCCCGAATTCAGTTGAGTGATGCTTCGCCGGGGTTGCGGATTCAGGTGCTATTTCCAAAACAGTAA
- a CDS encoding response regulator, producing MKILLAEDDTVNAEYIRKGLVEKGFVVDWVTDGREALTYCLYNQCDLFIADRMLPGMDGLSVVKALRASGSQLPVIFLTAMSDVDDKVEGLLAGGDDYMVKPFHFSELLARITALSRRPGESNAKTELLVHDLKLDLLTRMAERQGQEIELKNKEYALLELLMENANRVVSKTIILEKVWDLNFDPGTTAVETHISKLRQKVDKPFAEQLIHTVRNMGYSIRAPR from the coding sequence ATGAAAATTTTGCTGGCCGAAGATGATACCGTTAATGCTGAATACATTCGCAAAGGGCTAGTCGAAAAAGGCTTTGTAGTGGACTGGGTCACGGACGGTCGTGAAGCCCTGACGTATTGTTTGTACAACCAGTGTGATTTATTTATTGCCGACCGAATGCTGCCAGGTATGGATGGGCTTTCAGTGGTTAAAGCATTACGCGCCTCAGGTAGTCAGTTACCCGTGATATTTCTGACAGCCATGTCAGATGTTGATGATAAAGTGGAAGGTCTGTTGGCCGGTGGCGATGACTATATGGTTAAGCCGTTTCACTTCTCAGAGTTGCTGGCTCGTATAACTGCATTGTCTCGCCGTCCTGGCGAAAGTAACGCAAAAACTGAATTGCTGGTGCACGATCTTAAACTGGATTTACTGACCCGCATGGCAGAACGTCAGGGGCAGGAAATCGAGCTGAAAAATAAAGAATATGCGCTGTTAGAGCTGCTGATGGAGAATGCCAACCGGGTTGTTAGCAAGACGATCATTCTGGAAAAAGTCTGGGATCTGAATTTTGATCCCGGCACGACGGCAGTTGAAACACATATCAGTAAATTGCGGCAAAAAGTAGATAAACCATTTGCCGAACAGTTGATCCATACGGTTCGGAATATGGGGTACAGCATCCGTGCGCCTCGCTAA
- the hisI gene encoding phosphoribosyl-AMP cyclohydrolase, with protein MYNGYFAALENARAGQQIAVDELLPQLVLNQQGLIPVITQCVSSGEVLMQAWMNIEALQLTLDTGQMTYWTRSRQQLWVKGATSGHIQKLVELRIDCDGDSLLCLVEQSGAACHTNRSSCYYFSVKPQQHQAEVLTDRPE; from the coding sequence ATGTATAACGGTTACTTTGCAGCATTGGAAAATGCCAGGGCCGGGCAGCAAATTGCGGTTGATGAGCTGTTACCGCAGTTGGTATTGAACCAGCAGGGGTTAATTCCAGTGATAACCCAGTGTGTGAGCAGCGGTGAGGTATTAATGCAGGCATGGATGAATATCGAAGCGCTGCAACTAACGCTGGATACTGGCCAGATGACATACTGGACCCGCTCACGTCAGCAGTTATGGGTGAAAGGTGCTACCAGCGGGCATATACAGAAGTTAGTCGAGTTACGTATAGACTGTGATGGAGACAGCCTGTTATGCCTGGTTGAGCAGTCAGGTGCTGCCTGCCATACCAACAGGTCCAGCTGCTATTACTTCTCCGTAAAGCCACAACAACATCAGGCTGAAGTTCTGACTGACAGGCCTGAATGA
- a CDS encoding DUF1826 domain-containing protein produces the protein MNQALASAEPVHNYCSGTQPGVLSEIYQPELNLVYWQRETDVQALEYAQYLAGPDCYFSSKSSVLGEAEVADWLNEVLPEHSGKAAFVEDVAILADMFSCLFDLSNVGIRLQALQRAMCPKFHVDKVPCRLVTTYTGATTEWLENSTVDRSGLGAGSRADKAKVPNEQSGLVYTEADIKRVPEQSVVLLKGEGWWQNEGNGIVHRSPQASASEPRVFLSFDFAN, from the coding sequence ATGAACCAGGCTCTGGCTTCAGCCGAACCGGTACACAACTATTGCAGTGGTACTCAGCCGGGTGTTCTCAGTGAAATTTATCAGCCAGAACTGAATTTGGTTTACTGGCAACGGGAAACTGACGTTCAGGCCTTGGAATACGCGCAGTATCTTGCGGGGCCGGATTGTTATTTTAGCAGTAAGTCATCTGTACTTGGCGAAGCTGAAGTGGCCGACTGGTTGAATGAAGTGTTGCCTGAACATTCTGGAAAAGCCGCCTTTGTCGAAGATGTGGCGATACTGGCAGATATGTTTAGCTGTTTGTTTGATCTTTCGAATGTAGGTATTCGTCTGCAAGCATTGCAACGGGCAATGTGCCCTAAGTTTCATGTCGACAAAGTGCCTTGCCGGCTGGTAACCACCTACACCGGCGCCACAACTGAATGGCTTGAGAACAGTACAGTAGACCGTTCCGGATTAGGCGCTGGTAGCCGTGCTGATAAAGCTAAGGTACCAAATGAACAATCCGGTTTGGTTTATACCGAAGCCGATATTAAGAGAGTACCTGAACAAAGCGTTGTATTGCTTAAGGGAGAGGGCTGGTGGCAAAACGAAGGCAATGGAATCGTTCATCGTTCGCCGCAAGCCAGTGCTTCTGAACCAAGAGTTTTTCTGAGCTTTGACTTTGCCAATTAA
- the folE2 gene encoding GTP cyclohydrolase FolE2 yields the protein MNASLPDTARHLMPSHSHSLDWVGMENIRIPLSLKATDVSEEISHVSATVDIGIDLPGGEGARKGIHMSRLYRALLTMSEQPLTLPAVLKCLQECVSSHEDCYSYQSQINIAFDLLLLRPALLTQAAAGWQGYAVELSASTDADGNSSVSVGVDVAYSSTCPCSAALSRQALSEHFRIASEADPELAQPDPLTVSQWLLEHGSVATPHSQRSVARINVSLSPDAVSFGIGELIDQIESALQTPVQTFVKRADEQAFALRNGSNLMYVEDASRRILDALSGYQMANIQVRHYESLHGHDAVAKSNWIAPAMANNNAVGGNTV from the coding sequence TTGAACGCCTCTTTACCGGATACCGCTCGTCATCTTATGCCTTCACACAGCCATTCGCTGGACTGGGTCGGTATGGAAAATATCAGAATACCTTTAAGCCTTAAAGCGACAGACGTTTCTGAGGAAATCAGCCATGTCAGTGCCACTGTCGATATTGGTATTGATTTGCCGGGAGGGGAAGGCGCCAGGAAAGGCATTCATATGTCGAGACTGTATCGCGCCTTACTGACGATGTCTGAACAGCCGTTAACCTTGCCGGCAGTGCTGAAGTGCTTGCAGGAATGTGTCAGTAGTCATGAAGATTGTTATTCATATCAGTCTCAGATCAACATTGCTTTTGATCTGTTACTGTTAAGACCCGCGTTGCTGACGCAGGCCGCAGCAGGTTGGCAGGGATACGCGGTAGAGTTGTCTGCGAGTACTGATGCAGATGGCAATTCAAGCGTCTCTGTTGGAGTAGATGTTGCGTATTCATCAACCTGCCCCTGTTCAGCAGCATTGTCACGTCAGGCGCTTAGTGAACATTTTCGTATCGCATCAGAAGCTGATCCTGAATTAGCTCAACCGGATCCGCTAACTGTTAGCCAGTGGTTGCTGGAACATGGCTCTGTTGCAACGCCTCATAGCCAGCGCAGTGTTGCGCGGATAAATGTAAGCCTGTCACCGGATGCAGTGTCTTTTGGTATAGGTGAGTTAATCGACCAGATCGAATCTGCGTTGCAAACCCCGGTACAAACCTTTGTTAAACGCGCCGATGAACAAGCATTCGCCCTGCGTAATGGCAGCAACCTTATGTATGTGGAAGATGCCAGCCGGCGTATTCTGGATGCTTTGAGTGGCTATCAAATGGCGAATATTCAGGTGCGTCATTATGAAAGTCTGCATGGTCACGATGCCGTAGCAAAAAGTAACTGGATTGCACCTGCGATGGCCAATAACAATGCCGTCGGGGGGAATACCGTATGA
- a CDS encoding LysR family transcriptional regulator, translated as MNLSFEQLKSMVVFAHVAGRGSFSAAARHMGLSRGVVSYHIKKLEQQLGVQLLNRSTRSLSLTDEGRAYYTYCKTITEQADSAQQQMENFKHVPEGLLKITCPVNMGLQIIVPALNVFKRQYPRIELDVVLADQVVNILEEGIDLAIRGAPLADSSLQAMHLAVLQTHICGSPEYFKSHGRPQSPEELSRHNWIIYQLSSGTLELRKGERSFSIRPEGDISTNNAAARTAFVEGGHGLGRIPTYDALPKIQAGTLESVLDDYQLNDIEVYGVFAPGAAKTKKLRVLLDFLKLHYSGLESQRLLNI; from the coding sequence ATGAATCTTTCCTTTGAACAACTTAAAAGCATGGTTGTATTTGCGCACGTTGCCGGGCGCGGCAGTTTTAGCGCTGCTGCCCGACATATGGGGCTTTCCCGTGGCGTAGTGAGTTATCACATTAAGAAGCTGGAACAACAGTTGGGAGTGCAGCTGCTGAACCGCTCGACAAGGTCTTTATCGTTGACTGACGAAGGGCGTGCTTATTATACGTACTGTAAAACCATTACTGAGCAGGCTGACTCAGCTCAGCAGCAAATGGAAAACTTCAAGCATGTACCGGAAGGTCTGTTGAAGATTACCTGTCCGGTGAATATGGGGCTACAGATCATCGTGCCGGCGTTGAACGTTTTCAAGCGTCAGTATCCCCGTATTGAGCTGGATGTGGTGCTGGCAGATCAGGTTGTGAATATTCTGGAGGAGGGGATCGATCTGGCGATCCGTGGTGCGCCGTTGGCTGATTCTTCGCTACAGGCTATGCATCTTGCTGTGCTACAGACACATATTTGTGGTTCACCTGAGTACTTTAAAAGTCACGGTCGCCCCCAGTCGCCCGAAGAACTTAGCCGGCATAACTGGATTATTTATCAACTCTCATCAGGCACGCTGGAACTACGCAAAGGAGAGCGCTCGTTCAGTATCAGACCTGAAGGCGATATCTCTACAAATAACGCCGCCGCCCGCACGGCTTTTGTTGAAGGGGGCCATGGGTTAGGAAGGATTCCTACCTATGATGCTTTGCCAAAAATTCAGGCCGGAACACTTGAGTCGGTTCTAGACGATTACCAACTGAATGATATTGAGGTGTATGGCGTGTTTGCTCCGGGTGCTGCTAAAACTAAGAAGCTCAGGGTTTTACTGGATTTTCTTAAGTTGCATTACTCTGGATTGGAAAGTCAGCGGTTGCTGAATATTTAA
- a CDS encoding type 1 glutamine amidotransferase domain-containing protein: protein MPQSKILMVLTSHSELGNTGEKTGFWVEEFAAPYYVFLDAGAEITLASPTGGQPPVDPKSELPDFQTDATRRFDADASSQAKLAATQKLSDINATDYDAVFYPGGHGPLWDLTEDKDSIALIEALIASNKPVSAVCHAGAVLLHAKDASGVALVKERAVTGFSNSEEAAVQLTDIVPFLLEDALQAAGAEYQKAEDWHAFAVQDGLIITGQNPASSALVAEKLLAHLD, encoded by the coding sequence ATGCCACAGTCAAAAATTCTTATGGTTCTGACCTCTCACTCAGAACTGGGCAACACTGGTGAAAAAACCGGCTTCTGGGTTGAAGAATTTGCCGCACCTTACTACGTGTTTCTTGATGCCGGTGCCGAGATTACTCTGGCATCCCCAACTGGCGGCCAACCTCCGGTTGATCCAAAAAGCGAACTACCTGACTTTCAAACCGACGCAACACGACGCTTCGATGCAGATGCAAGCAGCCAGGCGAAACTAGCAGCAACACAGAAACTCAGCGACATAAATGCTACAGATTACGATGCGGTGTTTTACCCGGGTGGCCATGGCCCGTTATGGGATTTAACGGAAGATAAAGATTCAATCGCTTTGATTGAAGCACTGATCGCCAGTAATAAACCGGTATCAGCAGTGTGTCACGCCGGTGCGGTATTACTGCATGCTAAAGACGCTAGTGGCGTAGCGCTTGTTAAAGAACGAGCAGTAACAGGGTTTAGTAATTCAGAAGAAGCTGCCGTTCAGTTAACCGACATAGTTCCTTTTCTGTTAGAAGATGCACTCCAGGCAGCCGGAGCGGAATACCAGAAAGCAGAAGACTGGCATGCTTTTGCTGTGCAGGACGGCTTGATTATTACCGGACAGAATCCGGCCAGCTCAGCCCTTGTTGCTGAAAAGCTGTTGGCTCATCTGGATTGA
- a CDS encoding DNA topoisomerase III gives MILYIAEKPSLARALADVLPKPQSKDQGFIRVGNGDVVSWCLGHLLEQAEPDQYDPQFKQWRFEHLPIIPQQWQLQPRSKTRSQLSVLRKLVKQADQLVHVGDPDREGQLLVDEVINYLGVSAAKKAATQRCLISDLNGSAVRRALKQLRSNQEFIPLSISALARSRADWLYGMNMTRAYTLRGQQAGYSGVLSVGRVQTPLLGLVVRRDLSIEEFVSKPFYEVVAHLQTSLKEAFQARWKPSENCAPYQDEEGRVLSRPLAENVASRITGQPGTVTKLEQKKKQQAAPLPFNLSALQIEAAKRFGMNAKAVLDTCQSLYERHKLITYPRSDSRYLPREHHALAKDVMPVVMSNCPDFEKVSGLLDLSRRSAAWNDSKVDAHHAIIPTSRKMPASLGETEKKIYTLVATFYLYQFLPKYSYFETKAEVTVAGGLFACNAHRTLDLGWKNLLNKDASKDQQLPELKQGQVVDCLRGEVEEKHTQPPKYFTDATLLAAMTGIARYVQDPDIRKILKDTDGLGTEATRAGIIELLFTRGFLYREGKAVRATEVGKALISCLPDSATTPDMTARWEATLNDISHKQSSYDAFMQPLLVSLQELVAGSESVQIPASLKAASPARKKTYGRRRKTAAGKSAAKTGSKTAAKATGRSSKASGKSAVKSAGGRQRKAASV, from the coding sequence ATGATTTTATACATTGCTGAAAAACCCAGTCTGGCCCGGGCACTGGCAGATGTGCTGCCAAAACCACAGAGTAAAGATCAGGGCTTTATCCGGGTAGGAAATGGTGATGTGGTCAGTTGGTGCTTAGGGCATTTACTGGAGCAGGCAGAGCCGGATCAGTATGACCCACAGTTTAAGCAGTGGCGCTTTGAGCATCTACCAATAATACCTCAGCAGTGGCAATTACAACCACGCAGTAAAACCCGCAGCCAGTTAAGTGTGTTACGTAAACTAGTAAAGCAGGCTGATCAATTAGTTCATGTGGGCGATCCTGACCGTGAAGGGCAGCTGCTTGTCGATGAAGTGATTAATTATCTGGGGGTCAGCGCTGCTAAAAAAGCAGCTACTCAACGCTGTCTGATTAGCGATCTTAATGGCAGTGCTGTGCGCCGGGCTTTAAAGCAGTTGCGTTCAAACCAGGAATTTATTCCGCTGTCGATCTCGGCACTGGCCCGTTCAAGGGCTGACTGGCTGTACGGTATGAATATGACCCGCGCTTATACTTTGCGAGGTCAGCAGGCAGGCTATAGCGGAGTGTTGTCTGTAGGGCGGGTGCAAACGCCTTTATTAGGGTTAGTTGTCAGACGGGATCTGAGCATTGAAGAGTTTGTGTCCAAGCCTTTTTATGAGGTGGTGGCACACTTACAGACTTCTCTGAAAGAAGCCTTTCAGGCGCGCTGGAAGCCCAGTGAGAACTGTGCACCCTATCAGGACGAAGAGGGCAGGGTGTTATCCCGGCCGCTGGCAGAAAATGTGGCCTCAAGGATCACTGGCCAGCCAGGTACAGTCACTAAGCTGGAACAGAAGAAAAAGCAGCAGGCAGCGCCTTTGCCGTTTAATTTATCGGCACTGCAGATAGAAGCTGCCAAGCGGTTTGGTATGAATGCCAAGGCCGTGCTGGATACCTGTCAGAGTTTGTATGAACGCCATAAGCTAATTACCTATCCACGTTCAGATAGCCGCTATTTACCCCGTGAACATCATGCATTGGCAAAAGATGTAATGCCTGTTGTGATGAGCAACTGTCCTGATTTTGAGAAAGTTTCAGGCTTATTGGATCTGAGTCGACGCAGTGCCGCCTGGAATGACAGCAAGGTGGACGCGCATCACGCAATTATTCCGACTAGCCGAAAAATGCCGGCATCTCTGGGGGAAACAGAGAAGAAAATATATACGCTGGTTGCTACTTTTTATCTGTATCAGTTTTTGCCGAAGTACAGCTACTTTGAAACGAAGGCGGAAGTGACAGTTGCGGGTGGGTTGTTTGCCTGTAATGCACACCGGACTCTGGATCTGGGCTGGAAGAATTTACTCAATAAAGATGCCAGTAAAGATCAGCAGTTACCTGAGCTGAAGCAAGGCCAGGTCGTTGATTGCCTGCGTGGTGAAGTTGAAGAAAAGCATACCCAACCTCCCAAATACTTTACTGATGCAACCCTGTTAGCGGCAATGACAGGTATTGCCCGCTATGTACAGGATCCGGATATTCGCAAAATTCTGAAAGATACCGACGGTTTAGGCACAGAAGCAACCCGGGCGGGGATCATTGAGTTGCTGTTTACCCGTGGTTTTTTATATCGTGAAGGCAAAGCTGTGCGGGCTACTGAGGTGGGTAAAGCGCTAATCAGCTGTTTACCTGATTCAGCTACGACACCAGATATGACCGCGCGCTGGGAGGCTACGCTGAATGACATTAGTCATAAACAGAGTAGTTACGATGCTTTTATGCAGCCTTTGCTGGTGAGTTTGCAGGAACTGGTTGCGGGCTCAGAGAGCGTACAAATCCCGGCTTCACTAAAAGCTGCTTCACCAGCCCGGAAAAAAACCTATGGCCGGCGGCGTAAAACTGCGGCAGGTAAATCAGCAGCTAAAACAGGAAGTAAGACTGCAGCGAAAGCTACTGGTCGCAGCTCTAAAGCATCTGGAAAGAGTGCTGTTAAGTCGGCCGGTGGCCGGCAACGTAAAGCAGCGTCCGTATAA
- a CDS encoding glutathione S-transferase N-terminal domain-containing protein, producing MFIIRWILGRIILLLNALTPPTKMQRSPEQQAQLDKQTANLSLYQYEACPFCVKVRRAMRRFNLNVEVRDAKRNQDFKAELEKDGGKLKVPCLRIEEQDGVRWMYESGEIIQYLEQNYVK from the coding sequence GTGTTTATTATTCGCTGGATTCTTGGTCGTATTATTCTGCTGTTGAATGCGCTTACTCCGCCGACAAAAATGCAGCGCAGCCCTGAGCAACAAGCTCAGCTGGATAAGCAGACTGCCAATTTATCTTTATATCAGTATGAAGCTTGCCCATTTTGCGTGAAGGTGCGCCGGGCGATGCGCCGCTTCAATCTGAATGTTGAAGTGCGTGATGCTAAACGTAACCAGGACTTTAAAGCTGAGCTCGAAAAAGATGGCGGTAAATTAAAAGTGCCTTGTTTGCGTATTGAAGAGCAGGATGGTGTGCGTTGGATGTATGAATCTGGCGAGATTATTCAGTATCTTGAGCAAAATTATGTGAAGTAA
- a CDS encoding TIGR04211 family SH3 domain-containing protein: MRLLIASCLTFISLFSLNTQAAYISDDVFTYYHGGPSDQFRITGRIRSGTSITILSRNKDSGYVRIKTASGRTGWLPGANVSEGTSMSVRFPQLEEKLGKSNAMITQQNGAIQSLKQQTVGLQQQNKEYADTIAKLELEISSLNRSINSMDDSNLMRWFTYGGLVAFGGLILGLIIPMFPRRKKRPDVW; this comes from the coding sequence ATGCGTTTATTAATTGCTTCCTGCTTGACCTTCATTTCCCTTTTCAGCCTCAATACCCAGGCAGCGTACATAAGTGATGATGTCTTCACTTATTACCACGGTGGCCCCAGTGACCAGTTCAGGATTACCGGCCGTATTCGCAGCGGCACCAGTATTACAATACTTAGCCGAAACAAAGATAGCGGATACGTACGGATCAAAACCGCTTCCGGCCGTACCGGCTGGCTACCAGGTGCAAACGTAAGCGAAGGTACCAGCATGTCTGTACGCTTCCCGCAACTGGAAGAAAAGCTGGGGAAAAGCAATGCTATGATTACTCAGCAAAATGGCGCTATTCAGTCACTCAAACAACAAACCGTTGGCTTGCAACAGCAAAACAAAGAATACGCCGACACTATTGCTAAGCTGGAACTGGAAATATCCAGCCTGAACCGCTCAATCAACAGCATGGATGACTCTAATCTGATGCGCTGGTTTACTTACGGCGGGCTAGTTGCTTTTGGTGGCCTGATTCTGGGTCTGATTATTCCAATGTTCCCACGCCGCAAAAAACGCCCAGACGTCTGGTAA
- a CDS encoding Crp/Fnr family transcriptional regulator — MAIDIPIEQLQDMPVFGGLREDSIKLLVSGCSCVEHAAGEAFFTEGERGDSAFVVVSGHASLYKHGSDNNRLHKIRSFQATECFGSMALLGVYPRSGVVLADDHCHAIEIKADQLFALYQHDAEQYTLIFMNMARDLSRRLRDGDCQLAGCIDQLKTETAE, encoded by the coding sequence GTGGCAATAGATATTCCTATTGAGCAGTTGCAGGACATGCCGGTATTTGGTGGCTTGCGGGAAGACAGTATTAAGTTGTTAGTTTCTGGTTGCAGTTGTGTGGAACACGCAGCAGGTGAAGCTTTTTTCACTGAAGGTGAACGTGGTGATTCTGCTTTTGTAGTTGTGTCTGGCCATGCCTCTTTGTATAAGCACGGCAGTGATAACAATAGATTACATAAAATTCGCAGTTTTCAGGCAACTGAGTGTTTCGGTTCGATGGCGCTGCTCGGTGTTTATCCGCGCAGTGGTGTAGTACTGGCTGATGATCATTGCCATGCAATTGAAATCAAAGCGGACCAGTTATTTGCCTTGTATCAGCACGATGCTGAACAATACACGCTGATTTTTATGAATATGGCCCGGGACTTAAGCAGACGCTTGCGAGACGGCGATTGCCAGTTAGCCGGGTGTATCGACCAGCTAAAAACAGAAACCGCCGAATAA
- a CDS encoding GrxA family glutaredoxin has protein sequence MQRVTIFGREGCGFCVRAKQLCEIKDFDFRYIDIHKEGISKEDLEKTIGKPVTTVPQIFHGKEHIGGFTEFSALVAELEEGNELEGFEL, from the coding sequence ATGCAACGTGTGACTATTTTCGGTCGTGAAGGATGTGGATTCTGCGTCCGTGCCAAGCAACTTTGTGAAATCAAAGATTTCGATTTTCGCTACATTGATATCCACAAAGAAGGTATCAGCAAAGAAGATCTTGAAAAAACTATCGGTAAACCAGTCACTACTGTTCCTCAGATCTTCCACGGAAAGGAACACATCGGAGGCTTTACCGAATTTTCTGCATTAGTCGCTGAACTTGAAGAAGGGAATGAGCTCGAAGGATTCGAGCTGTAA